Genomic window (Aquimarina sp. BL5):
AAGAAAAAACTCGATCAATGTACCCAAAAGCTTCTGTAATGGTTTCCGCTCTAAAAAACACCCAAGCAATCGTAACTATAAAAAATGTAATACCTATTTTTAAAAAGTCAACAACAGGGGATTTTTGATCTTTAAGAAATATGCCCAATTTGGGGTTTTTATTGATAAAAATGGTACCTATCAATACGACTCCATGAATCAACCCCCAAAACAAAAAAGTAAGATTGGCACCATGCCATAAACCACTAAGTAAGAAAACAGTTAAAATATTAAAAATCAATCTGAAATTTGAAACTCGATTACCTCCTAAGGGAATGTATACATAGTCTCTAAACCAGGTAGAAAGTGAAATATGCCATCGTCTCCAAAACTCAATCAGATTCTTTGATAAATATGGAAAACTGAAATTTTTCATTAAATCAAAACCTAGCAATCTAGCAGAGCCAATAGCAATATCAGAATACCCAGAAAAATCACCATAAATCTGAAAACCAAAAAATATAGCTCCACAAAACAAAGTACTACCTGAATGCTCTGTATAATTTTCAAAAAGATCATTAACGATCAATGCACAATTGTCTGCGATTACCATTTTTTTAAACAAACCTCCTAGAATTAATCGTAATCCATCTATGCTTTTATGATAATTAAATACTCTGGTTTTTCTAAACTGTGGTAAAAGATTAGAAGCTCTTTCTATTGGGCCGGCGACTAGTTGAGGAAAAAATGAAACGAATGCAAAAAATGAAACAACATCATCAGTGGCATCTATTCTTCTTCTATATACATCTATAGTATAACTTAAGGTCTGAAAAGTATAAAAACTAATCCCAACAGGAAGAATCAATTCTAATGAACTATAAGATATAGGCCTTCCGAATAACAAAAAGGCCTCTGTAAACGTTTCTATAAAAAAATTAAAGTATTTAAAAATAAAAAGTACGCCAAGATTAAAAAACAAACTAACTCCAAACAACACTTTTCTCTGGTTACCTAAAGTAGATTTTAATTGTCTGGCAACTAAAAAATCTATCACAGAACTCAAAAATATCAATGATAAAAATCGCCAATCCCAAAAAGAATAAAACAAGTAACTAACGATAAGAAGAAAAACATTTTGAATCCTTATTGATTGATTAAATACAAACCAATACAACACAAAAACGATTGGAAAAAATAACGCAAAATCGACAGTATTAAATTGCAAAATGTATGTGATATGAATTCTTTGGAAAAGTACTTAAAATCAACGTGGATAAAAAAACATTTTTAATAAATACATTATTGCATAAACTTTTTACTTTTACTAAAATTAATAAATTCAGAATCTCATATTATGTCCGAACCGGTTCTAAGCCTTAAAAACGCTTCAATCTATCAACGCGAAAACCTAATCTTATCAGATGTTAATGTAGAAGTTAACAAAGGGGATTTTGTATATCTGATCGGAAAAACAGGTACAGGTAAAAGTAGTTTTATGAAAACACTTTATGGAGACATCCCTTTGATAGAGGGAGAAGGCAGTATCGTAGATTTTGATCTGAGTACCTTAAAAGAAAGTCAAATTCCTTTTCTTAGAAGAAAATTAGGGATTGTTTTTCAGGATTTTAAACTCCTTAATGATAGAACTGTAAAAGATAATTTATTATTTGTATTGAAAGCTACTGGTTGGACTGATCAGAAAGCTATGGATAGTAAGATTGATAATGTGCTGGATAAAGTTGGGATGAAAACCAAGGATTTTAAGTTCCCGTATCAGTTATCTGGTGGAGAACAACAACGAATCGCTATTGCTAGAGCATTGCTCAATGATCCAGAACTCATTCTGGCAGATGAGCCTACCGGAAACCTAGATCCACAAACTTCTGTAGAAGTAATGGAGGTATTACAGGATATTAATAAAAATGGCAATACCATCTTAATGGCTACTCACGACTATGCTTTGTTACTTAAATATCCTTCAAAAACATTAAAATGTGAAGGGAATAAGGTTTTTGAAGTAGTACAACGAAAAGGGTAAAAGAGTAAAATAACAAACTAAATGAAATGGCACTATTAAGAAATCTATACTACAAACTCACTCCAGGACAAAGGTTATTTGCCAGACGACTTGTATATTTCCCTATCGACCTTTTCCGAAAAAGATCCGACATGGAACCGCCAAAAGGAAAAATTTTTGTGGGTTCTGGAGATTTTATTTCTCACGGAAAAAATACTCTAGAATTGTTCAAACAACACGGAGGATTACTTCCAGATCATAATGTCCTAGATATTGGTTCAGGAATAGGAAGAATGGCTGTTCCACTAACTTCATACTTAGACAAAACTAGCAGATATGAAGGTTTTGATATTGTAAAAGACGGAGTAGATTGGTGCAAAAAAAATATTACATCAAAATTTAGCAACTTCAATTTTACCCATGTAGATTTAAAAAACGACTTATATAATTTAAATACAGAAAAGAAAGCTTCTTCCTATATTTTTCCTTATCAGAATGATTCTTTTAATTTTGTTTTTCTTACTTCTGTGTTTACTCATATGATGCCTGATGATATGGATCATTATTTATCTGAAATAAATAGGGTATTAAAAAATAATGGGACTTGTTTTGCAACATTTTTTATTTATGATCAGAATAGTCCAGAAAAATACACAAACAAAGGAATAACATTTACTTTTGAGAAAGAAAAAGATTTCAGCTTATACAATACCAATGTAAAAGAAGCTAATATTTGTTTCAAGAAAGAATATTTGTATAATACTATTCGTAAAAAAAAGTTTTCTGTTGAAAATTTTATTCAAGGATGGTGGATTGATGGAATAAAAAAGGAAAGTGCCACAGATTATCAGGACATATTAATCCTAAAAAAGAAAAATTCTTTATAACATATCTAAGAATCATCCTTCTTATAGACATGAGGATTTTCTCGAATCCCTTTTTTGAATATTTTTCGAACTCCCATTCGTAGAGATGAATCTAGTTTCAGTATTTTATCTTTAAAAAACTGACCAGGCCGTCCTCTAAACGTAGTTACATGAAAAGATGTTTTATCATCCACGGGTTCTGTAGAAAAATAATAATTAGAAACACAACATCGCACTTGATCTTCTTTTACCTTACTAACGGAATGCCAAGAGCTTTTGTGAGTAACCATAACTACCAATCTATTGAACTTCGAATTTATTGATACAGGCTCACTTTTTAATCCGTTTGGCCATAATTCTAAACTTCCTCCATTATCAGGCTCCCAATTTGGAGTAACATAATATAATAAATTAAGTACGCGCCATAGCTTTACATCTTTATCATGAGAATTATCTAGATGAGGATTTAAGTAATTTCCCTTTCCCATCATAGAAATTCCTCCTGCATAAAGATTTTTATCAGGCACTACATTTTCATAACTACAAATCATGGCAATAAGATCGACAATTTTACGATCTTGAAATGCATATATAACCTCTTCTAACAAAGGGTGATATTTGTTCATCTGGGCAGCTACATACTTATATTCTCTAATACTTTTTTTAACCTTTACGTCTTTGGTTCTTGGAAATTTATCAAATATCTCTCTAGCCAATTCATCTGGTAACAGATTATCTAAATAAAAATAACCAATACCTTTGCTAGTCTGGTGAAAGTGATTTTTTAAAACTTCTTCATTATCTTTGAGTTTTAAAAAAATAAGATCGGCTATTTTATCTCTATCGAGGTGACTCATCTATCCAATTACAAATTTGACCTAAAAATAATTATAAACTTCTAGTAAAGCATCTTTAAATGTTATCAATTTTGATCCCAGTTTATAATTACAATGTAATTCCTTTGATTAAAGAAGTTCACAAACAAGCTTCTTTATGTAACATACCTTTTGAAATACTTGTTTTAGATGATCAATCAGAGTTTCATTCAGAAGAAAATAATGTTATCAATAACATACCAGGTTGTACGTTTAAGAAATTATCAAAAAACATAGGACGAAGTGCTATCAGAAATCTATTAGCCTCTACAGCTTTATATGATTTTCTTTTATTCATTGATGCAGGAACATTTCCTAAGAACAAGAACTTTATCAGAACGTATTTAGACAATATAGATCAAAAAGTAGTAACTGGTGGAATGACTTACCTAAAAGAACCTCCAAAAAAACCTTTTAAACTGCGTTGGGTTTACACCAAAAAAAGAGAGTCTGTTCCTAAAAATCAAGAAAATAAGCGACCTATAGTTTGTTCTTCTAACTTTTTAATCCACGAAGAAATTTTTAAAATCATAAAGTTTGACGAATCCTTACAAAGGTACGGGTGTGAAGATGTAGTTTTTTTTGATTCAATTACTAAAAAAGGAATACCTATTACATATATCGATAATCCTGTAATTCATGATGCTAATGACGACGCAGAAACTTTTATAAAAAAGACTGAATTTGCTATTGAAAACTTAATTGAGTTGATTAATACTAATAAACTTGAATATGACCGATATAAGGTATCCAGTTTATACTACAAATTGAATAAAATTAAGGCTGATAAAATTATTTCTTTAATTTTTAGAATCTCAAGAAATTTACTTAAAAGAAATTTCAATTCATCTTATCCGTCCATTTTATGCTATGATTTCTATCGTTTGGGTTACTTTTGCTTAACTAAAAATAAAATCTAGTGCCTTTTTTCTCCATTATAGTTCCGCTTTACAATAAAGAAAATAGCATTGCTAATACATTAGAATCCATTTTTAATCAAACTTATACCGATTATGAGATTGTAATTATTAATGACGGTTCTACGGATCATAGTGAAGAGATTGTGAACCAATATACAGACAAAAGAATACAGTTCTTTTCTACAAAAAACAATGGTGTTTCTAAAGCTAGAAATCTAGGTATAGAGAAGGCAAATGGAAAGCTCGTTGCTTTTCTTGATGCAGATGATTATTGGTATCCCAATCATCTTGAAATAGTATTCCGATTGTATGAGAAATTTCCTGATGCTGGTCTGTTTTCTACATCTTATGAAAAAAGATTTAATGCAAAATCTACTTTTTTAGCTAATTTCAAGAATATCGATGCTAATAGTAACACTTTCATGATTGTTAACGACTTTTTTGAATCCAGCATTATTGATTCCATAGCGTGGACATCGGCTTGTGCTGTTCCTAAAAACACTCTAAACAATATTGGAGTTTTTGACACTTCTATCACACATGGAGCAGGAGAAGACACGGATCTTTGGATTAGAATTGCTCTTAAATACAAAGTCGCTCTTGCCACCTATGTTACTGCCACCTATAATTTAGATGCTAATAATAGAATTTCAAACACAGATACACTGAAAAGAAATTTTCAAGATCTAAATAAGTTCCAAAAAGAAGAGAAAACCAATCTTAGTTTGAAAAAATATTTAGATCAAAACAGATATTCAATTTCGCTGCAATACAAATCTGCTGGAGACCCAAAAACAGCCAAAAAGTATAAAGAAGAAATTGATTATAAAAACCTAAATACCAAACAAAAAATATTATTGGCTGCTCCTAAATTTCTTTACAACTTTCTAAAAATTATTAGAAGGAAATTAATTTTAAATGCAAGTATCAAACTATCTGCTTTTGAATAATGTAAAGTCGTTAAAATCTCTGATGTAATCTTCTTCTTCAAAGACTTCAGAAGCTAACACAAGACAAACAGAGCCAGAAGAAAAATTCTCCAACTCTCTCCATATTCCAGGTTTAATCAATAATCCCTTATTTGGTTTATTAAGGGTAACCTTCTTTTGTTCTTTACCATCATGTAAAATCACATCAAAACTTCCGCTTAGTGCTATAAGAAATTGACATAAGTTTTTATGCGCGTGACCCCCTCTACTCGCATCACTGGGAACATCATATAAATAATACACTCGTTTCGTTTCAAAAGGAATCACATCCTTCTCCACTACCGCTATATTTCCTCTTGGATCTTTTATCTTAGGAATCTCTATAATCTTACAATCCTCAACGGTATTTGTGTTCTTTATATTTTGCGTGGAAGTATTGCTTGCCATTGTGGAATTATATTTTCTATTTTAAATTTGGATACACTGGTGATCGTTCCTTCTTTACAACGTTTATAAAAACCCTGATCTTCTACCATTTTATTCAATGCCTCGGTGTAACTCTGTTCATTTTTTAACGGCACTAATATACCATTCTTACCTGTAACTATAACCTCAGAGGGTCCAGATTTACAATCTACAGAAACCACAGGTGTTCCCATTGCTAAAGATTCTATCAAAACCATAGGAAAACCCTCATAATTACTAGTCAAAGTAGTGAACAATGCGTGTTTTACATATGGAAACGGGTTTTCTAAAAACTTCTTAAAAACAACATATTCTTGTATCCCATATGATTTAACTAGGTTTTGAATCTTTGTTTTATCCGGCCCATCACCAATTATCAAAAGTTTTATTCCTTTTTTAGATAACTCTGATTGTGCATATGTCCTAATTAAAAAACTATAATTTTTAGATTCATCCAAAATCCTACCGTAGGATAATATATAAGAATCTTCCACCACATCAGCCTTAGCTTTTGACAACATATCCCAATGAGTTTCGTCAAATGCATTATATATACATCTTCCTTTCTCTAAACTATATTCTTCCTTAAAATGAATAACTGAACCTTTAGAAACACCTACCAATTCGTATGAGTTTTGATATAAACACTTACCTAAAACCCTATTATTTGGAAAATAACCACTCAGCTTATAATTGTGAACTACAAATATTGTATCTATTTTTCGATATACAAAAGTATTAATAAACCATTGTTTAAACCATAATGGCCGTGATGTTGCATCAATAATATAGTCAAATTTATTATTGCTCAATACCTTTCTACTAATAATAAACTTACGCCAGCGTTTCCGTAATCCTCTATAAGCTGAAGTTAGCGATTCTAGATTTACTAAATTTCCTTTATAATCATATACGGTATCATCCAAAATACTAATTATGGTTACGTCATATCCTGAATCCACCAGCATTCTAGACAAAATTGCGCTTGATCTTTCTGCTCCCCCAACTCCTAAAGAAGAAACTACTATGCAAACTTTTATATTATTTTTTTTAATCATTCGATATCTAACGCCTTCAGTAAATTAGCAAGATGTCTTTCAAAATATTTTATACTCGAGAAAACACTCGAGAGATTGGCTCCAACAATGTATTAAATGCTTCTATCTGGTCCAAAAAGTGATTTTCTGAATACCAACATCAATAATAAAAAATAAAAGACATAATTAAAAAAATACGCCATAGAAGCACCAATAAAGCCAAATTGATTTATTAAATAAATACTTGCCAGATATAAAAACCCAAATGAAATGATCTCTGTAAATATATAATACCAAAACATTCTTTTAGCTAGAAACTGGTATGCAATTACCAAGGAAGCTATTTTAAAAAAATCTCCAAACAATTGCCATAAAAACAAAGGTTCCATAGCTATAAAATCATCAGAAAAAAGAATTTTAATGATGAAATTCCTTAGAAAATAAATAATTAAAAACCCAAGAACAAATACAGGTAAGATCGTCTTATAAAAATTTATAACCTCCAATTTAAAATCTTTGCTCCTCTTTATTTCTGCCAATTTAGGAAGTAGATAAATCGTTAATAAAGTTGTTATAAAAAGCATATACTGATTACTTATACTTTGTATAGCCTCCCAATACCCCGCTTCTTCCACTCCTTGGGTATTAATAATAAAATTTCTAATTCTAATAAGAATAGCAGGCAATACGGTAGCGGATATCAATGCCATTATAGCGTAAGAACTTAATCTTTTTATGTATTTGAAAGAGACCTTTGTAAACTCTAGAGGTTTAATAATATTTTTCAATCTGGCTATAATCACTATCGTAATTATAAGTGAAACCGCAGGATTTATTATGATTGCTATAAATGCACCTTCCAACCTGTATTCCCATACTAAAAAAACAGTGATCAATAAACCGATCAAACTACTAACGATGTTAATCCCTATATATTCCTTATATTTAGAATAACCATTGATTATTGCAAGACATAATGTATTTATAGAATAAAAAGGTAATGCGATTGCTATAGCTTCAAAAATAAAACTATAATCGTATTCTTTACCAAATATTAGTGTATTCCAAAAATTAGGATCAAGATATAACCAACCTGATAATATCAGGATGACTATAAAACAAAACAGATAGCTAGTCGATAACATTGCCGTTAACTCCTCTTTATTGCTTTTAAATTCTGCTATATATTTTACAACTCCATTATACAACCCTAAGGTACCAACAGATTGTATTGAAGTCAAAACATTACGAAGGTTGCCCATCAAAGCCAAGCCTTCCGGACCTAAGAATATTGCTATTACTTTTAGGCTTATAACACCAGTAATCATTTTTACAAAAACACCAATCGCATTAAAAGAGCTAACTTTAATTAACACGTTGCTTTTCAATTTATCAAAGTATGAATTCACTCTATTAATATTGATTTAGTGTCATTATTATCTGCTCGATTTGATGATTTTCCAATGCTATATTTAAAGGAATACTAACCACTTCTTTGTGTATTTTTTCGGTAATTGGTAATGAAAGGTTGGAAAACTGTTTTAGGGCTTTTTGATGATGTGGTGGAATTGGATAATGTATATGATATCCTATTCCAGATTTTTCTAAATAATCACAAAATCCAGAACGATCAGCTACTCTTACAGCGAAAAGATGAAACACATGATTTTCTGAACCATCCCAAAATGGTAATTGAATTTTTTCGTTTTTAATTTCTGACAAATACCGTTTTGCTATTTGCCTTCTTAATTTATTATCATCCTCTAGATCTTTAAGCTTTTCTAACAAAAATGAAGCTTGCAGTTCATCTAATCTAGAA
Coding sequences:
- a CDS encoding glycosyltransferase family 2 protein, yielding MPFFSIIVPLYNKENSIANTLESIFNQTYTDYEIVIINDGSTDHSEEIVNQYTDKRIQFFSTKNNGVSKARNLGIEKANGKLVAFLDADDYWYPNHLEIVFRLYEKFPDAGLFSTSYEKRFNAKSTFLANFKNIDANSNTFMIVNDFFESSIIDSIAWTSACAVPKNTLNNIGVFDTSITHGAGEDTDLWIRIALKYKVALATYVTATYNLDANNRISNTDTLKRNFQDLNKFQKEEKTNLSLKKYLDQNRYSISLQYKSAGDPKTAKKYKEEIDYKNLNTKQKILLAAPKFLYNFLKIIRRKLILNASIKLSAFE
- a CDS encoding class I SAM-dependent methyltransferase; translation: MALLRNLYYKLTPGQRLFARRLVYFPIDLFRKRSDMEPPKGKIFVGSGDFISHGKNTLELFKQHGGLLPDHNVLDIGSGIGRMAVPLTSYLDKTSRYEGFDIVKDGVDWCKKNITSKFSNFNFTHVDLKNDLYNLNTEKKASSYIFPYQNDSFNFVFLTSVFTHMMPDDMDHYLSEINRVLKNNGTCFATFFIYDQNSPEKYTNKGITFTFEKEKDFSLYNTNVKEANICFKKEYLYNTIRKKKFSVENFIQGWWIDGIKKESATDYQDILILKKKNSL
- a CDS encoding 2OG-Fe(II) oxygenase, which gives rise to MSHLDRDKIADLIFLKLKDNEEVLKNHFHQTSKGIGYFYLDNLLPDELAREIFDKFPRTKDVKVKKSIREYKYVAAQMNKYHPLLEEVIYAFQDRKIVDLIAMICSYENVVPDKNLYAGGISMMGKGNYLNPHLDNSHDKDVKLWRVLNLLYYVTPNWEPDNGGSLELWPNGLKSEPVSINSKFNRLVVMVTHKSSWHSVSKVKEDQVRCCVSNYYFSTEPVDDKTSFHVTTFRGRPGQFFKDKILKLDSSLRMGVRKIFKKGIRENPHVYKKDDS
- a CDS encoding FdtA/QdtA family cupin domain-containing protein; this translates as MASNTSTQNIKNTNTVEDCKIIEIPKIKDPRGNIAVVEKDVIPFETKRVYYLYDVPSDASRGGHAHKNLCQFLIALSGSFDVILHDGKEQKKVTLNKPNKGLLIKPGIWRELENFSSGSVCLVLASEVFEEEDYIRDFNDFTLFKSR
- a CDS encoding glycosyltransferase gives rise to the protein MIKKNNIKVCIVVSSLGVGGAERSSAILSRMLVDSGYDVTIISILDDTVYDYKGNLVNLESLTSAYRGLRKRWRKFIISRKVLSNNKFDYIIDATSRPLWFKQWFINTFVYRKIDTIFVVHNYKLSGYFPNNRVLGKCLYQNSYELVGVSKGSVIHFKEEYSLEKGRCIYNAFDETHWDMLSKAKADVVEDSYILSYGRILDESKNYSFLIRTYAQSELSKKGIKLLIIGDGPDKTKIQNLVKSYGIQEYVVFKKFLENPFPYVKHALFTTLTSNYEGFPMVLIESLAMGTPVVSVDCKSGPSEVIVTGKNGILVPLKNEQSYTEALNKMVEDQGFYKRCKEGTITSVSKFKIENIIPQWQAILPRKI
- a CDS encoding MBOAT family protein, encoding MIDFLVARQLKSTLGNQRKVLFGVSLFFNLGVLFIFKYFNFFIETFTEAFLLFGRPISYSSLELILPVGISFYTFQTLSYTIDVYRRRIDATDDVVSFFAFVSFFPQLVAGPIERASNLLPQFRKTRVFNYHKSIDGLRLILGGLFKKMVIADNCALIVNDLFENYTEHSGSTLFCGAIFFGFQIYGDFSGYSDIAIGSARLLGFDLMKNFSFPYLSKNLIEFWRRWHISLSTWFRDYVYIPLGGNRVSNFRLIFNILTVFLLSGLWHGANLTFLFWGLIHGVVLIGTIFINKNPKLGIFLKDQKSPVVDFLKIGITFFIVTIAWVFFRAETITEAFGYIDRVFSLSFFSIPQGNKLFLIVLMGYLVIEWFQKKREHLLDIRHIPLKPVRYLIYYGTMFLVFYYAGDLQTFIYFQF
- a CDS encoding O-antigen translocase, whose amino-acid sequence is MNSYFDKLKSNVLIKVSSFNAIGVFVKMITGVISLKVIAIFLGPEGLALMGNLRNVLTSIQSVGTLGLYNGVVKYIAEFKSNKEELTAMLSTSYLFCFIVILILSGWLYLDPNFWNTLIFGKEYDYSFIFEAIAIALPFYSINTLCLAIINGYSKYKEYIGINIVSSLIGLLITVFLVWEYRLEGAFIAIIINPAVSLIITIVIIARLKNIIKPLEFTKVSFKYIKRLSSYAIMALISATVLPAILIRIRNFIINTQGVEEAGYWEAIQSISNQYMLFITTLLTIYLLPKLAEIKRSKDFKLEVINFYKTILPVFVLGFLIIYFLRNFIIKILFSDDFIAMEPLFLWQLFGDFFKIASLVIAYQFLAKRMFWYYIFTEIISFGFLYLASIYLINQFGFIGASMAYFFNYVFYFLLLMLVFRKSLFGPDRSI
- a CDS encoding cell division ATP-binding protein FtsE — encoded protein: MSEPVLSLKNASIYQRENLILSDVNVEVNKGDFVYLIGKTGTGKSSFMKTLYGDIPLIEGEGSIVDFDLSTLKESQIPFLRRKLGIVFQDFKLLNDRTVKDNLLFVLKATGWTDQKAMDSKIDNVLDKVGMKTKDFKFPYQLSGGEQQRIAIARALLNDPELILADEPTGNLDPQTSVEVMEVLQDINKNGNTILMATHDYALLLKYPSKTLKCEGNKVFEVVQRKG
- a CDS encoding glycosyltransferase, translated to MLSILIPVYNYNVIPLIKEVHKQASLCNIPFEILVLDDQSEFHSEENNVINNIPGCTFKKLSKNIGRSAIRNLLASTALYDFLLFIDAGTFPKNKNFIRTYLDNIDQKVVTGGMTYLKEPPKKPFKLRWVYTKKRESVPKNQENKRPIVCSSNFLIHEEIFKIIKFDESLQRYGCEDVVFFDSITKKGIPITYIDNPVIHDANDDAETFIKKTEFAIENLIELINTNKLEYDRYKVSSLYYKLNKIKADKIISLIFRISRNLLKRNFNSSYPSILCYDFYRLGYFCLTKNKI